The Kitasatospora paranensis genome has a window encoding:
- a CDS encoding carbohydrate binding domain-containing protein codes for MLRRFAAVAASTAIGLLGPVVASAHADAPPAVNLATNPGFEIPTLPLADWGSIPGWNCGAGEATVTTAAHSGGSALAVTPAGDSSTGECGQTLSVRPATTYTLSAWVRGSYVFLGATGTGHDVPPAWTASTGGSWHLLTTSFTTGADVTSVHLYLHGWYGQGGFAADDVTLDGPPVDPARATWNVPTDDKVVFFTIDDGWTRTRPRPGSSRTTDCRSPPSRCRCRPGRTRTTSGRSPPSPAPRSRTTPSRTAT; via the coding sequence ATGCTGCGCAGATTCGCGGCCGTTGCCGCGAGCACCGCCATCGGCCTGCTGGGCCCGGTGGTCGCGTCCGCCCACGCGGACGCGCCGCCCGCCGTGAACCTCGCCACCAACCCGGGGTTCGAGATCCCCACCCTGCCGCTGGCCGACTGGGGCTCGATCCCGGGATGGAACTGCGGCGCGGGCGAGGCCACCGTCACCACCGCGGCCCACAGCGGCGGCTCCGCCCTGGCGGTGACCCCGGCGGGGGATTCCAGTACCGGTGAGTGCGGGCAGACCCTGTCCGTCCGTCCGGCCACCACCTACACGCTCTCCGCCTGGGTGCGCGGCTCATACGTCTTCCTCGGCGCCACCGGCACCGGCCACGACGTTCCGCCCGCCTGGACGGCCTCCACCGGCGGCAGTTGGCACCTGTTGACGACCAGCTTCACGACCGGCGCCGACGTCACCTCGGTCCACCTCTACCTGCACGGCTGGTACGGCCAGGGCGGGTTCGCCGCGGACGACGTCACCCTCGACGGGCCGCCCGTCGACCCGGCCCGGGCGACCTGGAACGTGCCGACCGACGACAAGGTGGTGTTCTTCACCATCGACGACGGCTGGACGAGGACCCGGCCGCGGCCCGGTTCGTCGCGGACCACCGACTGCCGATCACCGCCTTCCCGCTGCCGATGCCGGCCGGGACGGACCCGGACTACTTCCGGCAGGTCACCGCCGTCCCCGGCTCCTCGATCCAGGACCACACCGTCTCGCACCGCGACCTGA
- a CDS encoding polysaccharide deacetylase family protein translates to MPAGTDPDYFRQVTAVPGSSIQDHTVSHRDLTTLSAAEQQAEICSARDTEQRLYGTAPTVFRPPYFSDDADTLQAAANCGIRTVVTATADFSFGAANIYHGGLLQPGDVVIMHFTDTLADDLRRALAAADAAGLKPAGLVDHLH, encoded by the coding sequence ATGCCGGCCGGGACGGACCCGGACTACTTCCGGCAGGTCACCGCCGTCCCCGGCTCCTCGATCCAGGACCACACCGTCTCGCACCGCGACCTGACCACGCTGTCCGCCGCCGAGCAGCAGGCCGAGATCTGCAGCGCCCGGGACACCGAGCAGCGGCTCTACGGCACCGCGCCGACCGTCTTCCGGCCGCCCTACTTCAGTGACGACGCCGACACCCTGCAGGCCGCCGCGAACTGCGGGATCCGCACCGTGGTGACCGCCACCGCGGACTTCAGCTTCGGCGCGGCGAACATCTACCACGGCGGCCTGCTCCAGCCGGGCGACGTGGTGATCATGCACTTCACCGACACCCTCGCCGACGACCTGCGGCGTGCCCTGGCGGCCGCCGACGCGGCAGGGCTGAAGCCCGCCGGACTCGTCGACCACCTCCACTGA
- a CDS encoding TULIP family P47-like protein, with the protein MSTVHELFPHLTEDQVVRLAVELAEPGGTAGTVRPHSAPGALGHDAHRAQPTHRTHSTHRSHPTHRAGSVGDPGQVYSTNGWDTVYVVPLPQVNAAIAAAGSSPAAWQSSIPATDFGPAIESTGAFGTWSLTSGGSGSIIRMRVPFTADVTIENTPPHEIKVGGGVAHIEVKLHYIPQPPSDGALPHQLKVRTVGGPDDPAVTVTDVSYTSPASEVGLTTALKTLLQSWFNAHLDEFAHVFATVNLSDKEDTADAFAWLKPTTTSYAYIDGTTLQDCLLGVLCMTEHRPATKATQQLAPGAVPAGAQASFNLSVERFLTKMALPALPVAFAKATAGTFVLDDNNAEISAKQPFDLDPVRIAGLNYTPQVERLQITVEGDRIKTYMLVRTHISPGIDAYYEMWRYNTVALATKDDGTQSLTWLDAKRSGDQEPNHWVEVATWVTVTEAIAAIIVAVIGAAAAASAEAVEGTIQVILLASLVAGIAAAVAVIMAETPKWIAGTVPDAIPAIDPLVTGATEPIRWTDSTAFKITAAGINGGLQLGGTPFAG; encoded by the coding sequence ATGAGCACCGTCCACGAGCTCTTCCCGCATCTGACCGAGGACCAGGTCGTCCGTCTCGCCGTCGAACTCGCCGAGCCCGGCGGGACCGCGGGGACGGTCCGCCCGCACTCCGCGCCGGGCGCCCTCGGCCACGACGCCCACCGCGCCCAGCCCACGCACCGCACCCACTCCACCCACCGCTCCCACCCGACCCACCGCGCGGGTTCCGTGGGTGACCCGGGCCAGGTGTACAGCACCAACGGCTGGGACACCGTCTACGTCGTCCCGCTGCCGCAGGTGAACGCGGCGATCGCCGCCGCCGGCTCGTCGCCCGCGGCATGGCAGAGCTCGATCCCGGCCACCGACTTCGGCCCGGCGATCGAGTCCACCGGCGCCTTCGGCACCTGGTCCCTGACCAGCGGCGGGTCCGGCTCCATCATCCGGATGAGGGTCCCGTTCACGGCGGACGTCACGATCGAGAACACGCCCCCGCACGAGATCAAAGTCGGCGGCGGCGTCGCCCACATCGAGGTGAAGCTGCACTACATCCCGCAGCCGCCGAGCGACGGCGCCCTCCCGCACCAGTTGAAGGTCCGCACGGTCGGCGGCCCGGACGACCCGGCCGTCACCGTGACCGACGTGAGCTACACCTCCCCCGCGTCCGAGGTCGGGCTCACCACCGCGCTGAAGACCCTGCTGCAGTCGTGGTTCAACGCCCACCTCGACGAGTTCGCGCATGTCTTCGCGACGGTGAACCTGAGCGACAAGGAGGACACGGCGGACGCCTTCGCCTGGCTGAAGCCGACCACGACCAGCTACGCCTACATCGACGGCACCACCCTCCAGGACTGCCTGCTCGGCGTGCTGTGCATGACCGAGCACCGGCCCGCGACGAAGGCCACCCAGCAGTTGGCACCGGGAGCCGTACCCGCGGGGGCGCAGGCGAGCTTCAACCTGTCGGTGGAGCGCTTCCTGACAAAGATGGCGCTGCCCGCCCTCCCGGTGGCGTTCGCGAAGGCCACCGCGGGCACCTTCGTCCTGGACGACAACAACGCCGAGATCTCGGCGAAGCAGCCGTTCGACCTGGACCCGGTGCGCATCGCGGGCCTGAACTACACCCCGCAGGTCGAGCGCCTCCAGATCACCGTGGAGGGCGACCGGATCAAGACCTACATGCTCGTGCGCACCCACATCTCGCCCGGCATCGACGCCTACTACGAGATGTGGCGCTACAACACCGTCGCCCTGGCCACCAAGGACGACGGCACGCAGTCGCTCACCTGGCTCGACGCGAAGCGCTCCGGTGACCAGGAGCCCAACCACTGGGTCGAGGTGGCCACCTGGGTGACCGTCACGGAGGCGATCGCGGCGATCATCGTCGCCGTGATCGGCGCGGCGGCCGCCGCGTCGGCCGAGGCGGTCGAGGGGACGATCCAGGTCATCCTCCTGGCGTCCCTGGTGGCGGGTATCGCGGCAGCGGTGGCGGTCATCATGGCGGAGACGCCGAAGTGGATCGCCGGGACAGTGCCGGACGCCATCCCCGCCATCGACCCGCTGGTCACCGGCGCGACCGAGCCGATCCGGTGGACCGACTCGACCGCCTTCAAGATCACCGCGGCCGGCATCAACGGCGGCCTCCAGCTGGGTGGTACGCCCTTCGCCGGCTGA
- a CDS encoding TULIP family P47-like protein — protein sequence MASRRPFGPAGGRLPRAGSRRDHRIELRVNRLPIRWRSAGPTLTSGRRSPEQPRRTPPPLPGAPHDRRKESSDAGVPAEHHRTGHQPVNIHGWDTVTAVSVAAVNRALAADRPGLVAEFTATGTALGGSYAMRGTFGDWQVVGGGSGDLLRISVPITAGTVRTNGGTAIDLAGTRAVLEVSLDLLPAADGTVQNLVFALHGAARPGDTPKPGVVTPIRLTAPAAVTAHLGELGADSVLAGVAQALAADAASVSHVLASVNLVPPGAGGWPSPTHSTYAYQELPDGAGYLSVLSTTGGRDATGLPAVVDPELFAAGGDTAFAISQDLFLVHVLTPVLPRLFDGADATCFDWDPATHEVTAARTFAIAPVRSGALDYVPLVESVSVTVSGGLIDLTARGTCDLGARISMDFRFSSRHPVTARPGSEEIGFAADPNPLSEHAAHIPWWAWLISPIGAGVAAAAASAVADGIADQLGSRFGTVGLHALPPLPVRSPGMRAVTVTSVRLDSALMISGTAA from the coding sequence ATGGCGAGCCGCCGGCCGTTCGGTCCGGCCGGTGGGCGTCTGCCGCGTGCCGGATCGCGTCGGGACCACCGCATTGAGCTGCGCGTCAATCGGCTGCCGATCCGGTGGCGATCGGCCGGGCCCACTCTGACATCAGGACGCCGCTCCCCCGAGCAACCGCGACGGACTCCTCCGCCCCTCCCAGGGGCTCCCCACGACCGTCGCAAGGAGAGCAGCGATGCAGGCGTTCCTGCCGAGCACCACCGCACGGGGCATCAGCCCGTGAACATCCACGGATGGGACACCGTGACAGCCGTGTCCGTCGCCGCGGTGAACCGCGCCCTGGCGGCCGACCGACCGGGCCTCGTCGCGGAGTTCACGGCGACGGGGACCGCGCTCGGGGGCTCCTACGCGATGCGGGGCACCTTCGGGGACTGGCAGGTGGTCGGCGGCGGTTCGGGCGACCTGCTGCGGATCTCGGTGCCCATCACCGCCGGCACCGTCCGGACGAACGGCGGGACGGCGATCGACCTGGCCGGGACCAGGGCCGTGCTGGAGGTCTCCCTGGACCTGCTGCCGGCCGCCGACGGCACCGTCCAGAACCTGGTCTTCGCCCTCCACGGGGCGGCGCGGCCCGGCGACACGCCGAAGCCGGGGGTGGTCACCCCGATCCGGCTGACGGCGCCCGCCGCCGTGACGGCACACCTGGGCGAACTCGGCGCCGATTCGGTCCTGGCCGGCGTCGCCCAGGCGCTGGCCGCCGACGCGGCCTCGGTCTCCCACGTCCTCGCCTCGGTGAACCTCGTCCCCCCGGGAGCCGGCGGCTGGCCGAGCCCGACCCACAGCACCTACGCCTACCAGGAACTCCCCGACGGCGCCGGGTACCTGTCGGTCCTCAGCACGACCGGCGGACGCGACGCGACCGGGCTGCCCGCCGTGGTGGACCCCGAACTGTTCGCCGCGGGCGGGGACACCGCCTTCGCGATCAGCCAGGACCTCTTCCTCGTCCACGTCCTCACCCCGGTGCTGCCGCGGCTGTTCGACGGCGCCGACGCGACGTGCTTCGACTGGGACCCGGCGACCCACGAGGTCACCGCGGCACGCACGTTCGCGATCGCGCCGGTCAGGAGCGGGGCCCTCGACTACGTCCCGCTGGTCGAGTCGGTCTCCGTCACCGTGAGCGGCGGGCTGATCGACCTCACCGCCCGCGGCACCTGCGACCTCGGCGCGCGGATCTCCATGGACTTCCGGTTCAGCAGTCGCCACCCGGTGACCGCCCGTCCGGGCTCCGAGGAGATCGGCTTCGCCGCCGATCCGAACCCGCTGTCCGAACACGCGGCCCACATCCCGTGGTGGGCCTGGCTGATCTCGCCGATCGGCGCGGGCGTCGCGGCTGCCGCGGCCTCGGCGGTCGCCGACGGCATCGCCGACCAACTCGGCAGCCGGTTTGGGACGGTGGGACTGCACGCGCTGCCGCCGCTGCCCGTCCGATCGCCGGGCATGCGGGCGGTCACCGTCACCTCCGTCAGGCTCGACAGCGCCCTGATGATCAGCGGCACCGCGGCCTGA
- a CDS encoding MFS transporter, translating into MVGRAGVLLERGPRRTLAVASFVNMTGSGVFMVSAGLFYTRSVGLSVAQVGLGMGVGGLVGLLSGIPVGHLADRRGPREVYLATLTVQGAVMATLVLVRSFWLFVVAVSLMQLAGSASQAARGPLVRGFAGPRPARFRAHLRATVNLAAASGAVFAALVVQLDSRAAYLCLVLGNALSFLAAAAVVRRLPRLAPVAVPSGTGRWTALKDGPYLLVTALDGVMSMQGTVLVFVMPLWIVGHTHAPRWLVGATVLLNTALVVAFQVRAGRGVDTGAAAAVVWRRSGWAFLAAMALAGVSGGMPGWAAAALLLSATAVHTLGELWQAAGSFELRYRLAPAHAQGQYSGVFRLGSGLAGVVAPSLLGLLCLSGGELGWLAAGGVFVAVGSAVPFAVRWAERTGAREAAAAG; encoded by the coding sequence GTGGTTGGTCGGGCGGGGGTCCTGCTCGAACGCGGCCCGCGGCGGACATTGGCGGTCGCGAGCTTCGTCAACATGACGGGCAGTGGCGTCTTCATGGTGAGCGCGGGGCTGTTCTACACCCGGTCGGTCGGGTTGTCGGTGGCACAGGTGGGCCTCGGGATGGGTGTCGGCGGTCTGGTGGGGCTGCTCTCCGGGATCCCGGTCGGACACCTCGCCGACCGCAGGGGGCCGCGCGAGGTCTACCTGGCGACGCTCACCGTGCAGGGCGCCGTGATGGCGACGCTGGTCCTCGTGCGCTCGTTCTGGCTGTTCGTGGTGGCGGTCTCGCTGATGCAGCTGGCCGGTTCGGCGAGCCAGGCGGCGCGCGGGCCGCTGGTCCGCGGCTTCGCGGGGCCGCGCCCGGCGCGCTTCCGGGCGCATCTGCGGGCGACGGTCAACCTGGCCGCGGCGAGCGGCGCCGTGTTCGCCGCGCTGGTCGTCCAACTGGACAGCCGTGCGGCCTACCTGTGCCTGGTGCTGGGCAACGCGCTCAGCTTCCTGGCGGCCGCGGCGGTCGTCCGGCGGCTGCCGCGGCTCGCGCCGGTGGCGGTGCCGTCGGGGACGGGCCGGTGGACGGCGCTGAAGGACGGCCCCTATCTGCTGGTCACGGCGCTCGACGGTGTCATGTCGATGCAGGGCACGGTGCTGGTCTTCGTGATGCCGCTGTGGATCGTCGGCCACACCCACGCGCCGCGGTGGCTCGTCGGGGCGACCGTCCTGCTGAACACGGCCCTGGTGGTGGCGTTCCAGGTCCGGGCGGGCCGGGGCGTCGACACGGGTGCCGCTGCGGCCGTGGTCTGGCGCCGTTCCGGGTGGGCCTTCCTGGCCGCGATGGCCCTGGCCGGGGTGAGCGGCGGGATGCCGGGATGGGCCGCCGCGGCGCTGCTGCTGTCCGCGACCGCCGTCCACACGCTCGGTGAACTCTGGCAGGCCGCAGGCTCGTTCGAGCTGCGCTACCGGCTGGCCCCGGCCCATGCCCAGGGCCAGTACTCGGGTGTCTTCCGGCTCGGCAGTGGTCTGGCCGGCGTGGTGGCGCCGTCCCTGCTGGGCCTGCTCTGCCTGAGCGGGGGCGAGCTCGGCTGGCTGGCGGCGGGCGGTGTGTTCGTGGCGGTGGGGTCGGCGGTCCCGTTCGCGGTCCGCTGGGCCGAACGGACCGGCGCCCGTGAGGCCGCGGCGGCGGGCTGA
- a CDS encoding GNAT family N-acetyltransferase, whose translation MPTAQPPHPLDNPVRAALTGPHAHFAERRGRLLRYPADVTTFLGLPDDPGAEDWADVAALLGPGADVLTAALTAPHPAHWPVTFDVDGVQLVGEDVTAAADPEAVRLGPADVPEMLDLVRRTRPGPFFARTVELGTYLGIRRGGTLVAMAGERFHPPGFTEISAVCTDDAHRGQGLAGRLVRAVAVGIRERGETPFLHAAADNTGAIRLYESLGFRHRRAVSFRGSRIPEQVPAGCP comes from the coding sequence ATGCCCACGGCACAGCCCCCGCACCCGCTGGACAACCCGGTGCGGGCCGCCCTGACCGGTCCGCACGCCCACTTCGCGGAACGCCGCGGCCGGCTGCTGCGCTACCCCGCGGACGTGACCACCTTCCTCGGCCTGCCGGACGATCCCGGCGCCGAGGACTGGGCCGACGTGGCGGCCCTCCTCGGCCCCGGCGCGGACGTCCTCACCGCCGCCCTCACCGCCCCGCACCCCGCGCACTGGCCGGTCACCTTCGACGTCGACGGGGTCCAGCTGGTCGGCGAGGACGTGACCGCGGCCGCCGATCCGGAGGCGGTGCGGCTGGGGCCCGCCGACGTGCCCGAGATGCTCGACCTCGTCCGGCGGACCAGGCCCGGCCCGTTCTTCGCCCGCACCGTCGAGCTCGGCACCTACCTCGGGATCCGGCGCGGCGGCACCCTGGTAGCGATGGCCGGCGAGCGCTTCCACCCGCCCGGCTTCACCGAGATCAGCGCCGTCTGCACCGATGACGCCCACCGCGGCCAGGGCCTCGCCGGCCGGCTCGTCCGCGCGGTCGCCGTCGGCATCCGGGAGCGCGGCGAGACGCCGTTCCTGCACGCGGCCGCCGACAACACCGGTGCGATCCGGCTGTACGAGTCCCTCGGATTCCGCCACCGCCGCGCCGTCAGCTTCCGGGGCAGCCGGATCCCCGAGCAGGTACCGGCCGGCTGCCCCTGA
- a CDS encoding VOC family protein, with translation MIDTTTRIRIARPSRDLAAAERFYVRGLGLDVLWRTTERVPGEHDLLMVGPPGGTWHFELTHDPERPLEPTPTVDDLFVVYLGAPADDALIARLVETGGTRVPAHNPYWDEHGTTVADPDGYRLVLCSRTWTA, from the coding sequence ATGATCGACACCACCACGCGGATCCGGATCGCCCGCCCCTCCCGGGATCTCGCCGCCGCCGAGCGCTTCTACGTCCGGGGCCTCGGCCTGGACGTCCTGTGGCGCACCACCGAGCGCGTGCCCGGCGAACACGACCTGCTGATGGTGGGCCCGCCCGGCGGGACCTGGCACTTCGAGCTCACACACGACCCGGAGCGGCCGCTCGAACCGACCCCGACCGTGGACGACCTGTTCGTGGTCTACCTCGGCGCCCCCGCCGACGACGCCCTGATCGCCCGGCTGGTGGAGACCGGGGGCACCCGCGTCCCGGCCCACAACCCCTACTGGGACGAGCACGGTACGACCGTCGCCGACCCGGACGGCTACCGGCTGGTGCTCTGCTCGCGGACCTGGACGGCCTGA
- a CDS encoding polysaccharide lyase family 8 super-sandwich domain-containing protein, which yields MADRWRQLLVGTGYDPAAEPFVTALATTADQAAGYRAAMTPAAASLWPDLPLGSVSANVTGSLTRLRTMALAYAQPGTSLTGDTGLAAAVATGLDHLTTHAYTPATTGYGNWWDWQIGAPEALLDVCVLMAGQLDAALLATCCAAVDHFVPDSAVASYTGTSTGANRVDLCRVIGLRGVVGRDSAKITTASAALGPVFPYVRYGDGLYADGSFVQHSYLPYTGSYGAVLLDGLSRMLWLLADSAWAVDPAAAQNLFDSVATAWAPFLYNGLVMDGVSGRAISRGVQLADPLKLQGDDHRRGHAVIGDILRLANSGVAPAAQAAAWRAAAKGWLQRDLYSPYLADRTVAVPELARAQALLADTAVTATAEPAGHRIFAMDRAVHRRAGWAASVSMCSARTTFYENGNGENVRGWHTNNGMTYWWGAGFGNGQYSDAFWPTVDPYRLPGTTVSTKRLADGAGGTWGAARPDAVWAGGATDGSIAAVGQDLRGLTSTLTGRKSWFFLDDSVLCLGAGITCTDGVPVETVLDNRNLGATGTHALTVDGTVQPSTLGWTQQFSGARAFALAGFGACVVPAGAQVHALREARTGAWSDINAGGDTAAITRRYLTLWLDHGTDPGGASYEYLLMPGADAATAAARAAAPRAVVLANTATVQAVTDSASGTTAANFFAAGTAGPITVDGPCSVLLREQSGTLTVCVADPSRTAATVRVTIARTGCASAQSDPGLTVLGVSGAVTLLAETGGTQGASLRATLTADAAHPVSPGTARALAPTADSYVRDGSYAGTNYGSDTTLTVKNDATGYARIALLGFDPSALPAVRRAVLWVHGAVADSGGVQTSLQACAVDGTWTETAVTWANRPALGAALGTGQATARADWTGLDVTSAVAAAAAAGTPGFALALWQPAKGLAVVLSSRQAGSFQPFLEVVTD from the coding sequence CTGGCCGACCGGTGGCGCCAACTCCTCGTCGGCACCGGCTACGACCCGGCCGCCGAACCCTTCGTCACCGCCCTCGCCACCACCGCCGACCAGGCCGCCGGGTACCGAGCCGCGATGACCCCGGCCGCCGCCTCGCTCTGGCCGGACCTCCCCCTCGGCAGCGTCTCGGCCAACGTCACCGGCAGCCTCACCCGGCTGCGCACCATGGCCCTCGCGTACGCCCAGCCCGGTACCTCCCTCACCGGCGACACCGGTCTTGCCGCCGCCGTCGCGACCGGCCTCGACCACCTGACCACGCACGCCTACACCCCGGCCACCACCGGCTACGGCAACTGGTGGGACTGGCAGATCGGCGCCCCGGAGGCGCTGCTCGACGTCTGCGTGCTGATGGCCGGACAGCTCGACGCCGCCCTGCTCGCGACCTGCTGCGCCGCCGTGGACCACTTCGTGCCGGACTCCGCCGTGGCGTCCTACACCGGCACCAGCACCGGGGCCAACCGGGTCGACCTGTGCCGGGTGATCGGCCTGCGCGGCGTGGTCGGCCGGGACAGTGCCAAGATCACCACCGCATCGGCCGCCCTCGGCCCGGTCTTCCCCTATGTCCGCTACGGCGACGGCCTGTACGCCGACGGGTCGTTCGTCCAGCACAGCTACCTGCCCTACACCGGCAGCTACGGCGCGGTGCTGCTCGACGGACTGAGCCGGATGCTCTGGCTGCTGGCCGACTCGGCCTGGGCGGTCGACCCCGCTGCCGCGCAGAACCTCTTCGACTCGGTGGCCACCGCCTGGGCCCCGTTCCTCTACAACGGCCTGGTGATGGACGGCGTCAGCGGCCGGGCGATCAGCCGCGGCGTCCAGCTCGCCGACCCGCTGAAGCTCCAGGGCGACGACCACCGGCGCGGGCACGCCGTGATCGGGGACATCCTCCGGCTCGCGAATTCCGGCGTCGCGCCGGCCGCGCAGGCGGCCGCCTGGCGGGCCGCCGCCAAGGGCTGGCTGCAGCGCGACCTCTACAGCCCCTACCTCGCGGACCGCACCGTCGCGGTGCCCGAACTCGCCAGGGCCCAGGCCCTGCTGGCCGACACCGCGGTCACCGCGACCGCCGAGCCCGCCGGCCACCGGATCTTTGCCATGGACCGCGCGGTGCACCGCCGCGCCGGCTGGGCCGCCTCGGTGAGCATGTGCTCGGCCCGCACCACCTTCTACGAGAACGGCAACGGCGAGAACGTCCGCGGCTGGCACACCAACAACGGCATGACGTACTGGTGGGGCGCCGGATTCGGCAACGGCCAGTACTCGGACGCCTTCTGGCCCACCGTCGACCCGTACCGGCTGCCCGGCACGACGGTCTCGACCAAGCGGCTCGCCGACGGCGCCGGCGGCACCTGGGGCGCCGCCCGCCCGGACGCCGTCTGGGCCGGAGGCGCCACCGACGGCAGCATCGCCGCCGTCGGCCAGGACCTGCGCGGCCTGACCTCGACCCTCACCGGCCGCAAGTCCTGGTTCTTCCTCGACGACTCCGTGCTCTGCCTCGGCGCCGGCATCACCTGCACCGACGGCGTGCCCGTGGAGACCGTGCTCGACAACCGCAACCTCGGCGCCACCGGCACCCACGCCCTCACCGTCGACGGCACCGTGCAGCCCTCCACCCTCGGCTGGACCCAGCAGTTCAGCGGGGCACGGGCGTTCGCCCTCGCCGGCTTCGGCGCCTGCGTGGTGCCCGCCGGGGCGCAGGTGCACGCCCTGCGGGAGGCGCGCACCGGGGCCTGGTCCGACATCAATGCGGGCGGGGACACCGCGGCGATCACCCGCCGCTACCTGACGCTCTGGCTCGACCACGGCACCGACCCCGGAGGGGCGTCCTACGAGTACCTGCTGATGCCCGGCGCCGACGCCGCGACCGCCGCCGCCCGCGCCGCCGCCCCGCGGGCCGTCGTGCTCGCCAACACCGCCACCGTGCAGGCGGTCACGGACAGCGCCTCCGGGACGACCGCCGCCAACTTCTTCGCCGCCGGGACGGCCGGCCCGATCACCGTGGACGGGCCGTGTTCCGTCCTGCTGCGCGAGCAGTCCGGCACACTGACCGTCTGCGTCGCCGACCCGTCCAGGACGGCCGCCACCGTGCGGGTCACCATCGCCCGGACGGGCTGCGCCTCGGCGCAGTCCGACCCCGGCCTCACCGTGCTGGGGGTCTCCGGTGCCGTCACCCTGCTCGCCGAGACCGGCGGCACCCAGGGCGCGAGCCTGCGCGCGACGCTGACGGCCGACGCCGCCCACCCGGTGTCGCCGGGCACCGCACGGGCCCTGGCGCCCACCGCCGACAGCTACGTCCGGGACGGCAGCTACGCCGGCACCAACTACGGCTCGGACACCACCCTCACCGTGAAGAACGACGCGACCGGCTACGCCCGGATCGCCCTGCTGGGCTTCGACCCGAGCGCCCTGCCGGCCGTCCGCCGCGCCGTCCTGTGGGTGCACGGCGCGGTCGCCGACAGCGGCGGCGTCCAGACCTCGCTCCAGGCCTGTGCCGTGGACGGCACCTGGACGGAGACCGCCGTCACCTGGGCGAACCGCCCGGCCCTCGGGGCCGCCCTCGGCACCGGCCAGGCGACCGCCCGGGCCGACTGGACGGGGCTCGACGTCACCTCGGCCGTGGCTGCGGCAGCCGCCGCCGGGACGCCGGGCTTCGCACTGGCGCTGTGGCAGCCGGCGAAGGGGCTCGCCGTCGTCCTGAGCAGCCGTCAGGCGGGCTCGTTCCAGCCGTTCCTGGAGGTCGTCACGGACTGA
- a CDS encoding ABC transporter permease subunit, whose product MSAVDTAAPAAAPTEGGPLPARQSVIGGLAWLMWRQQRLVVVAWLTVVVLAAVAFPPLRSAMADFIAAHHIAGCAEISLDPHCQGEGTQQAVAAFRARYSPVLTGVGLLLTALPVVIGTFVAAPLLSREYESGTWRLVLGQSVSRAQWVAAKLVAAALPAALGSAALMALYRWMWQPSANFVSGVAWSSRQFAVAGGPLLIATILLAVAVGALVGGLTRRVVPAMAATGGAVLALQYVLATVRPYLWPWRTEVVSRSELPNDVWGFGQGFLTGDGRRLPYDYCSGASDVTACTQDAGVTREFTDLHRMADYWPLQGVESGICLALAAALAGFLLWRARRGA is encoded by the coding sequence ATGAGCGCCGTGGACACGGCCGCCCCGGCGGCGGCCCCGACGGAAGGCGGGCCCCTGCCCGCACGACAGTCCGTCATCGGCGGCCTGGCCTGGCTGATGTGGCGCCAGCAGCGTCTGGTCGTGGTGGCCTGGCTGACCGTGGTGGTCCTCGCCGCGGTCGCCTTCCCGCCGCTGCGCAGCGCCATGGCCGACTTCATCGCCGCCCACCACATCGCCGGCTGCGCGGAGATCAGCCTGGACCCGCACTGCCAGGGCGAGGGGACGCAGCAGGCCGTGGCGGCCTTCCGCGCCCGCTACTCCCCCGTCCTGACCGGAGTCGGCCTCCTGCTGACGGCGCTGCCCGTGGTGATCGGCACCTTCGTCGCGGCCCCGCTGCTGTCCCGGGAGTACGAGAGCGGTACCTGGCGACTGGTCCTCGGACAGTCCGTGAGCCGGGCCCAGTGGGTCGCCGCGAAGCTCGTCGCCGCCGCTCTGCCCGCGGCGCTGGGTTCCGCCGCCCTGATGGCGCTGTACCGCTGGATGTGGCAGCCCTCGGCGAACTTCGTGTCGGGCGTCGCCTGGTCCAGCCGGCAGTTCGCGGTCGCCGGTGGGCCGCTGCTGATCGCCACCATCCTGCTGGCCGTGGCGGTCGGCGCCCTCGTCGGCGGCCTCACCCGGCGGGTGGTCCCGGCGATGGCGGCGACCGGCGGCGCGGTGCTGGCGCTCCAGTACGTGCTGGCCACCGTCCGCCCGTACCTGTGGCCGTGGCGTACCGAGGTGGTCTCCCGCTCGGAACTCCCCAACGACGTCTGGGGGTTCGGGCAGGGCTTCCTCACCGGCGACGGGCGGCGACTGCCGTACGACTACTGCTCCGGGGCGAGCGACGTGACGGCGTGCACGCAGGACGCCGGGGTGACCCGCGAGTTCACCGACCTCCACCGGATGGCCGACTACTGGCCGCTGCAGGGTGTCGAGTCCGGCATCTGTCTGGCTCTGGCGGCCGCACTGGCCGGGTTCCTGCTGTGGCGGGCCCGCCGCGGCGCCTGA